The sequence ACTACTTATTCCAGCTTGTGTGAAGATAGAAAGTGCGGCAAATATAAAACCAACGTGACCGATTGAACTGTAAGCAAACAATCTTTTCAAATTTTTCTGGCGCAAAGCCCCAAAAGCTGAAATAAGGACAGATAATACTGAAACGTATATGAGGATAGGCTGAACGTATTTTTGTATACCAACCAACTCTTCATTAATGAAGCGAATTAAAAATACTAAAAGCGTAGCTTTTGGAGCAGTAGAAAAGAATGCAGTGACTATAGTTGGAGCACCTTGATAAACATCAGGAGCCCACATATGAAAAGGAGCAACAGCTAATTTAAAGCATAAGCCAATCAGAATAAAAACCAATCCGAAAACTATTCCATAAGTTATTTGATTGTTTTGCAAAAATAAACTGAGCTCAGAGAAATTGGTTTGCCCTGTATATCCATAAAGTAATGACATGCCATACAGCATAATGCATGAGGACAAAGCGCTAAGCGTGAAATATTTTACCCCAGCTTCACATGAGTAAACTGAATCTCTATTAAAGCTCGCAAGAACATATAAAGGTATACTCATTAGCTCAAAAGCTAAGTAAAAAGAAATCAGACTATTTGCTGACACTAAAGTTATCATGCCAAACAGCGAAAAAAGAATCAATATGGAAAATTCATATTTATAGCTATATTTTGATAGGTTCAGCAGTAAAAGTACTAAAATCCCTGTGCTAAGAATTAACCCTTGGGCCGATCTAATGTATAAATTGAGCTTTAATAACGAATTAAAGAGAAAAATGTCATTAATTTCGACCGAAAAAATTAAAATAATCAAAGTGACCACTGTGCAACCAAGCACTAGTAGGTTAGTGACACGGCGGTTAAATATAATTCCAAGCAGCAGTAGTATTAATGAGGAGATAATAGAGAACGTTTCTGGCAATATCTGTAGATAATTCATAGCGTATTATATTTGACTAACAAATTCGCCATGCACGGCTTCAAATAACTAAGTACAAGCGTTGGGTAAAACCCAAGAAAAATAACGAACGCTGCAAGCAGAACTAGAACAGATAACTCTATTTTATCCAAACGATTATTTAAT is a genomic window of Wolbachia endosymbiont of Folsomia candida containing:
- a CDS encoding NADH-quinone oxidoreductase subunit N; translated protein: MNYLQILPETFSIISSLILLLLGIIFNRRVTNLLVLGCTVVTLIILIFSVEINDIFLFNSLLKLNLYIRSAQGLILSTGILVLLLLNLSKYSYKYEFSILILFSLFGMITLVSANSLISFYLAFELMSIPLYVLASFNRDSVYSCEAGVKYFTLSALSSCIMLYGMSLLYGYTGQTNFSELSLFLQNNQITYGIVFGLVFILIGLCFKLAVAPFHMWAPDVYQGAPTIVTAFFSTAPKATLLVFLIRFINEELVGIQKYVQPILIYVSVLSVLISAFGALRQKNLKRLFAYSSIGHVGFIFAALSIFTQAGISSALMYLVIYIITSIGLFSYFIQIDDDDCNIANLSGIGKKQPILAFHLSLLLLSMSGIPPLAGFFAKFFIFKSLINSGFISLSLVLVIASVISCYYYLNIMKAMYFDKVSSSKIDCSKGLLVVTIVASLVNLILFLYVEDLYLLLSALTN